In Cicer arietinum cultivar CDC Frontier isolate Library 1 chromosome 1, Cicar.CDCFrontier_v2.0, whole genome shotgun sequence, one DNA window encodes the following:
- the LOC140920748 gene encoding uncharacterized protein, whose translation MEQQPLNTSEGKPSATPQQLHMSEAKPLAAPRPLHSSDADDDDENVKQLDECSSLYLLMQDCVVRNNRNWKECQTEIQALRECSENRKKNKPEVRIYKR comes from the exons ATGGAGCAACAACCACTGAACACGAGCGAAGGGAAACCGTCGGCGACACCGCAACAACTTCACATGAGCGAAGCGAAACCATTGGCGGCACCACGGCCACTTCACAGTAGCGATGCGGACGACGACGACGAGAACGTGAAGCAGCTCGATGAGTGTTCTTCTCTCTATCTCTTGATGCAG GACTGCGTTGTTCGTAATAACAGGAATTGGAAAGAATGCCAGACAG AAATACAAGCTTTGAGGGAATGCTctgaaaacagaaagaaaaataaaccgGAAGTGAGAATTTACAAGCGATGA